The following proteins are encoded in a genomic region of Desulfovibrio aminophilus:
- the rlmN gene encoding 23S rRNA (adenine(2503)-C(2))-methyltransferase RlmN has translation MLNLLDLTFSELESFFVEDLKEPRFRAAQVWQWLWQKDARDFAAMTNLSKALRDKLAARAAAAWPEVADVRASRDGTIKFLLRLGDGKLIESVLIPNDKLARYTQCLSTQVGCAMACTFCNTGLMGFERNLTQGEILGQILVGRAHLAASGLAPLTNLVFMGMGEPLLNLDWLLKSLATLNSDTGLNISWRRTTVSSVGLPKGLEVLGASGLALPAISLHAPTQELRARIMPKAARIPLDELLAALDRYPMKPRERITFEYLLLRGVNDSPAHARQLHKLLCNRRCKVNLIAYNATEDSPYESPDTDAVLAFEKVLWDKGMTATIRRSMGTDIKAACGQLKAESLRE, from the coding sequence ATGCTGAACCTGCTGGACCTGACCTTCTCCGAACTGGAGTCCTTTTTCGTCGAGGACCTCAAGGAGCCGCGCTTCCGCGCGGCCCAGGTCTGGCAGTGGCTCTGGCAGAAGGACGCCCGCGACTTCGCGGCCATGACCAACCTCTCCAAGGCCCTGCGCGACAAGCTGGCGGCCCGGGCGGCGGCGGCCTGGCCCGAGGTGGCCGACGTCCGCGCGAGCCGCGACGGGACCATCAAGTTCCTCCTGCGTCTGGGCGACGGCAAGCTCATCGAGTCCGTGCTCATCCCCAACGACAAGCTGGCCCGCTACACCCAGTGCCTGTCCACCCAGGTGGGCTGCGCCATGGCCTGCACCTTCTGCAACACCGGGCTCATGGGCTTCGAGCGCAACCTGACCCAGGGCGAGATATTGGGCCAGATCCTGGTGGGCCGGGCGCACCTGGCCGCCTCGGGCCTCGCGCCGCTGACCAACCTCGTGTTCATGGGCATGGGCGAGCCGCTGCTCAACCTGGACTGGCTGCTCAAGTCCCTGGCCACCTTGAACAGCGACACGGGCCTGAACATCTCCTGGCGGCGCACCACGGTCTCCAGCGTGGGCCTGCCCAAGGGGCTGGAAGTCCTCGGCGCTTCCGGGCTGGCCCTGCCCGCGATCTCCCTGCACGCGCCGACCCAGGAATTGCGGGCGCGGATCATGCCCAAGGCAGCCCGGATTCCCCTGGACGAGCTGCTGGCCGCCCTGGACCGCTACCCCATGAAGCCGCGCGAGCGGATCACCTTCGAATACCTCCTGCTGCGCGGGGTCAACGACTCCCCGGCCCACGCCCGGCAGCTGCACAAGCTTCTCTGCAACCGGCGCTGCAAGGTGAACCTCATCGCCTACAACGCCACCGAGGACTCGCCCTACGAGTCCCCGGACACGGACGCCGTGCTGGCCTTCGAGAAGGTCCTCTGGGACAAGGGCATGACCGCCACCATCCGGCGGAGCATGGGCACGGACATCAAGGCCGCCTGCGGCCAGCTGAAGGCCGAAAGCCTCCGGGAGTAG
- a CDS encoding 3D domain-containing protein, whose amino-acid sequence MNVRAILNFTLLPFMAIMVISMGWTLHRKNAEISMLEEKLVDNEYKGEARQFLANVPVNPGSGTREVQQVTVTAYNPTHDQTDGDPLIAASMRKVRPGTVAVSRDLFDQGWVFGKKVRIEGLGIFEINDLMNPRHTKRVDVFMWDEKEAQAFGKKRIKVALLHI is encoded by the coding sequence TTGAACGTACGAGCCATACTGAATTTCACCCTGCTGCCCTTCATGGCGATCATGGTCATCAGCATGGGCTGGACCCTGCATCGCAAGAACGCCGAAATCTCCATGCTCGAGGAGAAATTGGTGGACAACGAATACAAGGGCGAGGCCCGCCAGTTCCTGGCCAACGTGCCGGTGAACCCGGGCTCCGGGACCCGCGAGGTCCAGCAGGTGACCGTGACCGCCTACAATCCCACCCACGATCAGACCGACGGCGACCCGCTCATCGCGGCCAGCATGCGCAAGGTCCGGCCCGGAACCGTGGCCGTGTCCCGCGACCTGTTCGACCAGGGTTGGGTCTTCGGCAAGAAGGTGCGCATCGAGGGTCTGGGGATCTTCGAGATCAACGACCTCATGAACCCCCGCCACACCAAGCGGGTGGACGTGTTCATGTGGGACGAGAAGGAGGCCCAGGCCTTCGGCAAGAAGCGCATCAAGGTGGCCCTGCTGCACATCTAG
- the hisG gene encoding ATP phosphoribosyltransferase, with translation MSSENLLKLGIPKGSLQEATIKLFEKSGWKIRMHARNYFPEINDKEIKCSMCRAQEMSVYVESGVLDAGLTGKDWILENNSDVVVVSDLVYSKVSSRPAKWVLAVNGASPYKRPEDLAGKKIATELVNFTKGYFDSINVPVDVAFSWGATEAKVVEGLCDAIVEVTETGTTIRANGLRIIAELMQTNTRLIANKKAWDDPWKRRKIEHLNLLLQGALRAEKLVGLKMNMPKAKMAEAKKLLPSLTSPTVAELADTDWLSVEIVVDEAIVRDLIPQLKELGAEGIIEYPLNKVI, from the coding sequence GTGTCCAGCGAAAACCTGCTCAAGCTCGGCATCCCCAAGGGCTCCCTCCAGGAGGCCACGATCAAGCTGTTCGAGAAGTCCGGCTGGAAGATCCGCATGCACGCCCGGAACTACTTCCCGGAGATCAACGACAAGGAAATCAAGTGCAGCATGTGCCGGGCCCAGGAAATGTCCGTGTACGTCGAGTCCGGCGTGCTGGACGCGGGCCTCACCGGCAAGGACTGGATTCTGGAGAACAACTCCGACGTGGTCGTGGTCTCGGACCTGGTCTACTCCAAGGTCTCCAGCCGCCCGGCCAAGTGGGTGCTGGCGGTCAACGGCGCCTCGCCCTACAAACGGCCCGAGGACCTGGCCGGAAAGAAGATCGCCACCGAGCTGGTGAATTTCACCAAGGGCTACTTCGACTCCATCAACGTGCCCGTGGACGTGGCCTTCTCCTGGGGAGCCACCGAGGCCAAGGTGGTCGAGGGTCTGTGCGACGCCATCGTGGAGGTCACCGAGACCGGCACGACCATCCGGGCCAACGGCCTGCGGATCATCGCCGAGCTCATGCAGACCAACACCCGGCTCATCGCCAACAAGAAGGCCTGGGATGATCCCTGGAAGCGCCGCAAGATCGAGCACCTGAACCTGCTTTTGCAGGGCGCGCTGCGGGCCGAAAAGCTCGTGGGCCTGAAGATGAACATGCCCAAGGCCAAGATGGCCGAGGCCAAGAAGCTCCTGCCCAGCCTGACCTCGCCCACCGTGGCCGAGCTGGCCGACACCGACTGGCTCTCCGTGGAGATCGTGGTGGACGAGGCCATTGTCCGCGATCTCATCCCGCAGCTCAAGGAGCTGGGGGCCGAGGGCATCATCGAGTACCCCCTGAACAAGGTCATCTAG
- a CDS encoding adenosylcobinamide-GDP ribazoletransferase produces the protein MHPARRFLLALSFLTRLWPASAAPAEPEDMAGCLPFLPLVGIVLGLVVCLPFGLGLFAGKPWIQAWLAAGLSLLLTRGLHLDGLADVSDAVTTHMDRERFWRVVKDSRSGAFGVMALVLALVGQVVLLEALFAAGRPLAAAWVFCAGRCAAVGLAYAVKDLARPGLGSLFMAGATLENCLAAVAVTVAAGLILAPTWGLLAAVVLPPLSVYPLYRLARLVDGANGDFLGAAVVVGELAAGLGLVLAL, from the coding sequence ATGCACCCGGCGCGCCGGTTCCTTCTGGCCCTGTCGTTCCTCACGCGGCTCTGGCCCGCGTCCGCCGCCCCGGCCGAGCCCGAGGACATGGCCGGCTGCCTGCCGTTCCTGCCCCTGGTGGGCATCGTGCTGGGACTCGTGGTCTGCCTGCCCTTCGGCCTCGGGTTGTTCGCGGGCAAGCCCTGGATCCAGGCTTGGCTGGCCGCGGGCCTCTCTCTCCTGTTGACCCGGGGCCTGCACCTGGACGGGCTGGCCGACGTGTCCGACGCGGTCACGACCCACATGGACCGGGAGCGTTTCTGGCGGGTGGTCAAGGACAGCCGCAGCGGGGCCTTCGGGGTCATGGCCCTGGTCCTGGCCCTGGTGGGGCAGGTGGTGCTGCTGGAGGCCCTGTTCGCCGCCGGGCGGCCCCTGGCGGCGGCCTGGGTCTTCTGCGCCGGGCGCTGCGCGGCCGTGGGCCTGGCCTACGCCGTCAAGGACCTGGCCCGGCCGGGCCTGGGCTCCCTGTTCATGGCCGGGGCCACGTTGGAGAACTGCCTGGCCGCCGTGGCCGTCACCGTGGCCGCCGGACTGATCCTGGCCCCCACCTGGGGGCTGCTCGCGGCCGTGGTCCTGCCGCCCCTGAGCGTCTATCCCCTGTATCGCCTGGCGCGGCTGGTGGACGGGGCCAACGGCGACTTTCTCGGCGCGGCCGTCGTGGTCGGCGAACTTGCCGCCGGGCTGGGCCTGGTCCTGGCGCTGTGA
- a CDS encoding YitT family protein: MPLPQSLHQRFRRFSFGVPWNLFLITAGSLLVAFAVKSLAAPFGLLTGGMSGLGLLCFYLFPKLSAGAWYFLLNVPVFVLGWVSVSRRFILYSLYGMAAVTVFIEAIDYVAPIQDVWLAVIACGACMGLGIGMAMRSLGSTGGVDILAVMCKERFNISIGTFDFWFNIAVFAAGFSFLELNVMLYSLAMTLIISMVTDYCLRVFANRVMVLVISERPREVLEVILRQLDRGATVLSGRGGYTGHDKEVVLTMINGIQLKRLEELVYSIDPRAFTIMGSGFHVLGEGFSPRKVY; this comes from the coding sequence ATGCCCCTGCCCCAGTCCCTGCACCAACGGTTTCGCCGCTTTAGTTTCGGCGTGCCCTGGAACCTCTTCCTCATCACCGCCGGATCGCTCCTGGTGGCCTTCGCGGTGAAGTCCCTGGCCGCGCCCTTCGGCCTGCTCACCGGCGGCATGTCCGGCCTGGGCCTGCTCTGCTTCTACCTCTTCCCCAAGCTTTCGGCCGGAGCCTGGTACTTCCTGCTCAACGTGCCGGTCTTCGTCCTGGGCTGGGTCTCGGTGAGCCGCCGCTTCATCCTCTACAGTCTCTACGGCATGGCCGCCGTGACCGTGTTCATCGAGGCCATCGACTACGTGGCCCCCATCCAGGACGTCTGGCTGGCGGTCATCGCCTGCGGCGCCTGCATGGGCCTGGGCATCGGCATGGCCATGCGCTCCCTGGGCTCCACCGGCGGCGTGGACATCCTGGCCGTGATGTGCAAGGAGCGCTTCAACATCTCCATCGGCACCTTCGACTTCTGGTTCAACATCGCCGTGTTCGCGGCCGGATTCTCCTTCCTGGAGCTGAACGTCATGCTCTACTCCCTGGCCATGACCCTGATCATCTCCATGGTCACGGACTACTGCCTGCGGGTCTTCGCCAACCGCGTCATGGTCCTGGTCATCTCGGAACGGCCCCGGGAGGTGCTGGAGGTGATCCTGCGCCAGCTGGACCGTGGGGCCACCGTGCTCTCCGGCCGGGGCGGCTACACCGGGCACGACAAGGAAGTGGTCCTGACCATGATCAACGGCATCCAGCTCAAGCGGCTGGAGGAACTGGTCTATTCCATCGACCCCAGGGCCTTCACCATCATGGGCTCGGGGTTTCACGTGCTCGGCGAGGGCTTCTCGCCGCGCAAGGTCTACTGA
- a CDS encoding PocR ligand-binding domain-containing protein: MLKILSMEQWLAVGKEIHARFGLNPSINDAQGRPLVANTVWANELCPAIRGGGDGAAEVCLEAGRHFARVLRETGKPMIEECGAGMLRIAVPVVVDDLFMGSLGGCGKVCDGGEVDEFMIRKATGLSMDDIRGRAGSVASITWGDADEIVDYLEERVRALPGN, from the coding sequence ATGCTGAAGATCTTGAGCATGGAGCAATGGCTGGCAGTGGGGAAGGAGATCCATGCCCGTTTCGGGCTGAACCCGTCCATCAACGACGCCCAGGGGCGGCCGCTGGTCGCCAACACGGTCTGGGCCAACGAGCTGTGCCCCGCCATTCGCGGCGGCGGGGACGGCGCTGCCGAGGTCTGCCTCGAGGCGGGGAGACACTTCGCCCGCGTCCTGCGCGAGACCGGCAAGCCGATGATCGAGGAGTGCGGCGCGGGCATGCTGCGCATCGCCGTACCGGTGGTCGTGGACGACCTGTTCATGGGCAGCCTGGGGGGCTGCGGCAAGGTCTGCGACGGCGGCGAGGTGGACGAATTCATGATCCGCAAGGCCACGGGCCTGAGCATGGACGACATCCGCGGCCGGGCGGGGAGCGTGGCCTCCATCACCTGGGGCGACGCGGACGAGATCGTGGACTATCTGGAAGAGCGCGTGCGCGCCCTGCCCGGAAACTAG
- the hisI gene encoding phosphoribosyl-AMP cyclohydrolase gives MLTPDFAKMNGLVPAIAQDAASGEVLMMAYMNEDSWKKTLETGEVHYWSRSRKELWHKGGTSGHVQKVRSIRLDCDNDTILLLVEQVGGAACHTGYRSCFFRELKDGAVAECCPKVFDPKEVYK, from the coding sequence ATGCTCACTCCCGATTTCGCCAAGATGAACGGCCTGGTGCCGGCCATCGCCCAGGACGCCGCCAGCGGCGAGGTCCTCATGATGGCCTACATGAACGAGGACTCCTGGAAAAAGACCCTGGAGACCGGCGAGGTCCATTACTGGAGCCGCAGCCGCAAGGAACTCTGGCACAAGGGCGGCACCTCGGGCCACGTGCAGAAGGTCCGTTCCATCCGCCTGGACTGCGACAACGACACCATCCTCCTGCTCGTCGAGCAGGTGGGCGGCGCGGCCTGCCATACCGGCTACCGCAGCTGCTTCTTCCGCGAACTCAAGGACGGCGCCGTCGCCGAATGCTGCCCCAAGGTCTTTGATCCCAAGGAGGTCTACAAATAG
- a CDS encoding S-adenosyl-l-methionine hydroxide adenosyltransferase family protein → MEPRQARAARPVALLTDFGLSDPYVGQMRGVLARLAPAAPVLDLTHGVAPFNLPQAAYFLAASAPHFPEDTVFTAVVDPGVGTDRRIVALERRGQIFLAPDNGLLGLILTGQEPVRAFDLTPDALALGRSSATFQGRDLMAPLAARLALGEAPSVLGLAMDPSGLERGAWSSPVFAEKRVAASVLHVDRFGNCALNLRENAAVPAQGLRLLLPAPKPLRRVRTYADLAQGEIGLLSGSQGFLELALYMGSAARSLGINPGAELTLAWD, encoded by the coding sequence ATGGAACCCAGGCAAGCGCGCGCGGCCAGACCCGTGGCCCTGCTGACGGACTTCGGACTTTCCGACCCCTACGTGGGCCAGATGCGGGGGGTGCTGGCCCGGCTGGCCCCGGCCGCCCCGGTGCTCGACCTGACCCACGGGGTGGCCCCCTTCAACCTGCCCCAGGCCGCCTATTTCCTCGCCGCCAGCGCCCCGCACTTCCCGGAGGACACGGTCTTCACCGCCGTGGTGGACCCCGGCGTGGGCACGGACCGCCGCATCGTGGCCCTGGAGCGGCGCGGGCAGATCTTCCTGGCCCCGGACAACGGCCTGCTCGGCTTGATCCTCACCGGCCAGGAGCCGGTGCGGGCCTTCGACCTGACTCCGGACGCCCTGGCCCTGGGCCGCTCCTCGGCCACCTTCCAGGGCCGCGACCTCATGGCCCCGCTGGCGGCCCGCCTGGCCCTGGGCGAGGCCCCCTCGGTGCTCGGCCTGGCCATGGACCCCTCCGGCCTGGAGCGCGGCGCCTGGAGCTCCCCGGTCTTCGCCGAGAAGCGGGTCGCGGCCAGCGTCCTGCACGTGGACCGTTTCGGCAACTGCGCCCTGAACCTGCGCGAGAACGCCGCCGTCCCGGCCCAGGGGCTGCGGCTCCTCCTGCCCGCGCCCAAGCCCCTGCGCCGGGTGCGGACCTACGCCGACCTGGCCCAGGGCGAGATCGGCCTGCTCTCCGGCAGCCAGGGATTCCTGGAGCTGGCGCTGTACATGGGCTCGGCCGCCCGCTCCCTGGGCATCAACCCGGGCGCGGAACTCACCCTGGCCTGGGACTGA
- a CDS encoding D-glycerate dehydrogenase, which yields MPEIRPKVYVTRRLPREGLDLLAASCDVAVNPEDRPLTRAELLAAVADAEGVIGLLTERIDAAFLDAAPKLRGYANYAVGFDNIDVAEATRRGIPVSNTPDVLTTATAELAWALLLAAARRVVETDAVMRSGSWTGWGPLQFLGADVTGRTLGIVGAGRIGTAMARMSRGFDMPVLYTSSSGRRNEILERELKAELVPFEELLARSDFVSVHAPLTPSTRHLFRAETLRRMKPTAILVNTARGPVVKEDDLAEALRQGVIAGAGLDVYENEPRLAEGLAELKNVVLLPHVGSATFDARRDMALLAARNLLAMLLGGAPPTCLNPEVLR from the coding sequence ATGCCTGAAATCCGTCCGAAAGTCTACGTCACCCGCCGCCTCCCCCGGGAGGGCCTGGATCTCCTGGCCGCCTCCTGCGACGTGGCGGTAAACCCCGAGGACCGGCCGCTCACCCGGGCCGAGTTGCTGGCCGCCGTGGCCGACGCCGAGGGCGTCATCGGCCTGCTCACCGAACGCATCGACGCGGCCTTCCTCGACGCGGCCCCGAAGCTGCGCGGCTACGCCAACTACGCCGTGGGCTTCGACAACATCGACGTGGCCGAGGCCACCCGCCGGGGCATCCCGGTGTCCAACACCCCGGACGTGCTCACCACGGCCACGGCCGAACTGGCCTGGGCCCTGCTCCTGGCCGCCGCCCGCCGGGTGGTGGAGACGGACGCTGTCATGCGCTCCGGCTCCTGGACCGGCTGGGGCCCGCTGCAGTTCCTCGGCGCGGACGTCACCGGTCGGACGCTGGGCATCGTGGGCGCGGGCCGCATCGGCACGGCCATGGCCCGCATGTCCCGGGGCTTCGACATGCCCGTACTCTACACCAGTTCCTCGGGAAGGCGGAACGAAATCCTGGAGCGCGAACTGAAGGCCGAGCTGGTCCCCTTCGAGGAACTGCTGGCCCGCTCGGACTTCGTCAGCGTGCATGCCCCGCTGACCCCGTCCACGCGCCACCTCTTCCGGGCTGAAACCCTGCGGCGCATGAAGCCCACGGCCATCCTGGTGAACACGGCGCGCGGCCCGGTGGTCAAGGAGGACGACCTCGCGGAGGCGCTGCGCCAGGGGGTCATCGCCGGGGCCGGGCTGGACGTCTACGAGAACGAGCCGCGCCTGGCCGAGGGTCTGGCGGAACTGAAAAACGTGGTCCTGCTGCCGCACGTGGGCTCGGCCACCTTCGACGCCCGTCGGGACATGGCCCTGCTGGCGGCGAGGAATCTCCTGGCCATGCTCCTGGGCGGCGCGCCGCCCACCTGCCTCAACCCGGAAGTGTTGCGCTAA